A window of Haloarcula marismortui ATCC 43049 genomic DNA:
CCAGTTGCACCGCCTTCAGCACCCTCGCTCTGTGGGTCGATAGCGTCACGAATCCCATCACTCAGTGCGTTGAACCCGGTAACGACCAGCGTAATCAGGATACCCGGAATGAGCGAGATGTGCCAGGACTGACTGGCGATGTACGACTGTCCAATGTTGATCGCCCGCCCCCACTCAGGAGTCGGGGCGGTAATCCCGAGTCCGAGGAACGAGAGGGCAGAGACGGAAATAATGACCCCGCCCAGTGTTAGCGAGGCATAAACCAAGAGATAGCCGAGGATATACGGTGCCATATGTTTCCGCATGATCACAGTGGGTCGCTGGCCGTAACTCTTTGCCGCGTCGACCCACTCCTGTTCCCCGACCTGTAACGCAGGGCCACGCACCGCTCGCCATAGCCCCGGCCAGCGTATTAACGCGAACAGGAGGATGAACAGCATCGCCCCGTTGTACAGCTCTGCTATCCAGTGATTCTTGAACACCACTGTCGCAAGAATCACCAGCAACAATGCTGGCATTGCCTGCACGGAGTCACTGGTCAGTACCACGATGAGGTCAGTCACCCCCTTGTAGTAGGCGGTAACTAATGCCAGCGTCGTCGCAATAAAGCCTGCAATCGCCATCGATCCGAGGCCGATGAACAGCGACACCCGTGCACCAAAGGCGAGGAAGGTGAACAGGTCCTTGCCGCTGACGAGCGTTCCGACGGGATGGAACCGCCCGAAGTCGTCGTAACTCCAGATTCCGACGTTGCTGTCACCGCTCCCGCGGGAAGCGGAACCGAGATTCGCCTCGCCGATCGTAATTGTTTCGACTGTTTCCGTGTCCGCGTCGTAGTACTGCATATCGTGGGAGTACGGTCCCTCGATATTCTCTTCGGCCGTCGTTGGGCCGACAACGGGCGCGAACGCGGCCATCGTGATGAAGAAGACGACGACCGCAAGTCCGAACAGGCCCCAGTAGTGGCTTCGGAGTCGGTCGATGACGTCGTCAGTCGGCGTCCAGTCAGCGGCGCGATAGTGCCGGCGGAACGTCACATACCCGTACCACAGCCAGCCCAGCAAGACTGCAACGTATACGTACACCAGCAGGAAGCGAATGAGCCATGCGTACTTCGGCTCAAGGCCGAGGAACGTGCCTTGCCAGGCGCTCCCGTCGTAGTATCCTCGGTTGGGTATCAGTTCGCGGCTCAGCAGGTGCGGCAGTTCGCTGAAGAACGCCGACGCACTGGCGAACGCCTCGGCACCGGGCGCGCCCGGAAGTAGCCCGAGTCCGAAGCCAATCGCGCCGAGCAGCCCATCGAGGTACGTCGGTCCCTCAAGCAACAACAGGAGACAGAGCCCGGCCCCCCACAGCAGTGCCGGCCTGGGGTGGGCCTTGAGTCGGTCCCGCAACGGTTGATCGATGTCTTCGGTGAGTTCTGTCTCCATCATGCGTCGTACCCCACGCGTGGGTCGATAATTGTGTACGCGAAGTCCTGTACGATATTCAGCCCGACGATAAGGAGGATAAACAGATACATCAGTGTTCCAACAAGCGGGAGGTCACCCTGCTCTGCCGCCCGGAAGAACAGAAGACCGATACCGTTAATCGAGAAGACAGTTTCGACGAGTACTGACCCGCCAATCAGGATGAACGCTTCCGCAGTGATCACCGGCACGAGCGGAATCAGGGCGTTTCGGAAGATGTGCTTCCACACCAGTACTCGCGGTGAGACGCCTTTGGCCTTGGCCGTTTCGACGTACTTCGAGTTGATCGTTTCGAGCACGGCAGTTCGGCCGATACGCATCTCTGTCCCCATCGACGCGGACCCGAGCACCAGTGCGGGCGGCAGTATCTGCTTTGTCGCTTTCGCGAGGTTGGTCCATGCCTGTCCCGGGTCAGTTATCAATCTCGTGGGATTCTTGAGCACGGCGAGGTTCGGCGAGGTCACGACGTTCGTCTCCACGATGAAGCTGGTCCAGCTGAACCCGAACAGCTGTTCCGACTGCGAGAGCACCGTCACCAGAATGACCGCGAGCCAGAAGTTCGGCATCGCTCGCCAGACAATCCCACCGAAGGAGGCGAAGTAATCCGAGAACGTATTCGGATTCAGGCCGGCGTAGAAGCCAAGCGGAATGCCGATTCCAAGGGCGATCAGGACCGCCCAGAATCCGAGCCAGATCGTCCGCGGTGCGTAGCTAATGATGAGGTCGATGGCCGGCGTCCCGGAGTTGACCACCCACGACTGGCCCAGATCGAACAAGAACAGGTCACTCATAAACTCGAAGTACTGTTCCCAGAGCGGTTCGTTCAGTCCCAATCGTTGCTCGATCTGTCGAATCGCGCGCGCATCGCCTTGCGGCCCGAGGATCGCCGCTGCGGGGCTGAGCGGCCCCAGTCGAATGATTGCAAACGTTACTGTCGTCCCGAAAATGATAACAGGGATTGACAGTACCAAGCGCTTGAGCATATACGTAGCGCGGCTCATGGCTTAGCTTGTCTCCGTTGTACGGGTACTTGTGAGTTCATAATCTCTGAGGGCTGCGAAGTTGTTCCCGTCACCAACCGTGACGGGGACGGTCACGCCAGCAGGGACGCGATTACTCTCTGTCTCCGAGCGACACAGTGTTCATTTTCTGTCGGCTCGGTCCCATCCCGGCAGGCGGAGCAAAGTCGACGTGGTCGTACCAGAACAGCTCAGTCAGCTCGTGATACACCGGCAGCATGGCGACGTCTTCCCAGTTCGCGTTCTCCATCTCGAGGTACGCGTCGTTCCGGGCGGTCTGGTCCTCTTCCGTCGGTGCCGGGTTTTCGGCGATCGCCTGATATGCCTCCTCAGCCTGCTGGGCAGCGTCGCCGTTCTCCGGCTGCCAGTTGACGTACGAAATCGGGAAATCGAGGCTCGTGTCAGTCTGTGGCGGGTTCAGCAGCTGGAGGAAGTTGTCCGGGGCGGGCCAGTCGGCGACCCAGCCAAGCGAGTACATCTCTAGCTCGCCGTTGCGGCCACGTTCAAGCAGCGTGTTAAACGGCGCCTGATTGACTTCGAGGTCGATGTAGACACTTTGTAGCTGGTCTCGAAGGATGCTTGCGGTTTCGCTCCAGACACCGGACTCGTAGATTGTCAGCTCCATGGCGAACCGCTCGTTTTCGCCGTAGCCAGCTTCTTCCATCACCGAGCGGGCCTCTCCGAGTTGGCTGTCGTCGTAGCCGTACGGGTACTCGTTTTCGGCGCGGTCGTTGTAGTTCTGGGCGCCGCCGGGGAAGATGGACTTCGGCGTGAAGTTGTAGGCGGGCTCGCCGCGCTGTTTGAACACCTGTTCGACAACGGTGTGCTGATTCATCGCGTACGCGACCGCCTGACGGACCGGCTTGGGTACGCTGGCCATATTGAACCCGAGATAGAACACCCCGATATTCGATACAGCGGAGTAATTGGCCGTGGCGCCGTTGCGCAACTCGCCGTAGGACCCGATCTGACGACCCTGGTCGTCTTCCTCTTCGACGGACACCTTCCCGGGGTCGTACTGCGCCGTGGGGAGCTCGAAGATGTCGGCATTGCGGTTCATCGCGTAGTTGTAATTGGCCGAATCGTTCTCGATGACCGCAAAGTGGACGCCGTCGACGCTCGCGCTCTCGCCGTAATAGTCGTCGTACGCGCTGACCCTGGCCTCAGTGCCGGAGTCCCACGTGTCGAACTCGAAGGGACCGTTCCCGACCGGGTTCGAACTGGAGAACTCGGCCTGTGTCATCTCGCCCTCATACCCTTCGATATCGCCGACCATGCCCTCAGGAACCGGTGAGAAAGAGGAGTACGCGAGCATTTCCAGCGTGGATGCAAACGGTGATTCCAGCTGGATTTCGAGCGTTGTTTCGTCGATAGCTTCGACGCCGAGCGTCCCGGACTGGTACACTTCCTGTTCCTCGCCGTCGACCGTCTCGGTCGTCGTCTCGTGTGTCACGCCCAGCGAGTCCAGAACGAAGTAGGCACGACTGGAGTTGCTAGATGCAGTCAGTCGCTCGAACGCGTAGACAAAGTCGCTGGCGGTTACGGTGTCCCCGTTGTGGAAGGTTGCATCCTTCAACTGGAACGTGTAGGTTGTGAAGTCCTCAGATACCTCATAGTCCGCAGCCATAAGCCCCTCTACAGCGGGCTGACTGTCGGGATAGTTCATCAGTGGGTCGAACATCTGCTGGATGACGATTCCCGACTGGGTGTCGGTCGCCTCGATCGGGTCCATCGTCGTCATCGTCCCCGTGTTGACCCGCCAGAGGTCCCCCTCTTCCTTCAGGTCGGTCCCGACATCGCCCCCACTGTCGTCTGTCGAGTCCATGCCGCCGCCGGTTCCCTCCTCTGCTCCCTCAGTCTCGTCACTATCACTGGAACATCCCGCCAGCGCTGCGGCCGCCGCAGCACTGCCCGTTGCTTTCAGAAACGATCGCCGTTCCATGCTACTTGAACGTGGCATATTGATACCCAAATTGCCCCCTACAAATAGAAGTTATGTCATACAGTAGCTTGAAATATTAAACTGCTCGCATGAAGAAATTCAGTTTATTATCTATAGTAATCTTACATGATATATCCTGTAGTGAATGTTACCTGAATGCAAATATTCCACCCCACACAACGGAATTATCGGCGGTATTGACCGCGCGCACTGGTTTTTATGTGGATTGATAGGTGGGAGTAACAGCGGCCGCTGTCAGAAACTGCGCTACCAGTCGACGGAGAGTGACCCGTCGCCGTTTGGGTCCGGGGCGATTTCTTCGTTCGTTCGCCGGTCGATGACGTGGATGATGCCCCGGTCCTTCTTGGCTGGACAGGCCTCCGCGGCCGCGATATTGTGATCGAGGTCTGACTCGTCGATGAAGTACGCCTCGGGCTTGGCGATGCCAGTGTCCAGGTCAAGCGTCCAATTGCGCGACTTCTCGGCGCATTTGCCCGCGCCGAAGCACTTGTTCGCCTCGAAGATTATTTTGTAGGGCTTCTCCTCGACCGGGGGGCCGTCCTGTTCGCCGAACTCGCTCGGGTCGACGTGGTCGTCCGCGTCTGCCATTACGCCCCGTTCGGGATGGACCGTCTTTCGATTGTCGGTCTCGCCGTTGTTCGCCGCTACGTCTCAGTCGTCGAGACGACCTCGACGGGGTCCCCGACGGCGAGCGCCGCGTCGCGGTCGGCCTCAGGAACGCGGGCGATGAGCATCAGGGTGTAGAAATGGTCGAAGGCGTCCCGGTCGGCCCACTCCGGAAACGTCTCCTGTCGGCGTTCGATGAACTGTTCTCGGAACCCCGGGGTTTCCTTCCCGGTGTCGGGGTCTCGCTGCGGGACCACACAGCGACCGCAGGGTGTCACCCCTTCGAAGCGGACACTGCCGGCCCGGAACGCTGGAGCGTCCGCGCCGACGAAGCGGTCTTCCCAGAACGCCGGGACGCCGCCGACCTCGACGTTCGCCCGGAGTCGTCGGCGCAGTCCGTCGACAGTCACGTCATCGAACCACGATGCCACCGTTTCCAGTGTCGCGGTACTGATGACCGACGGCCCCATTTCCCGCCGGTCGACGTACCCAAGTGTCTCGTCGCGCTCGACGGTCAGGTCCACATCGAAAAATTTGCTGAGCCAGTCGGCGGCTCGGGTGCGATCACTTGCATCCCGGAGTCTGAACGACGCGCTATCGCCGTCGGTGGTGACCGACAGCGTCCCCGTTTCGGTGTCGTAGCCGGTGTCGATGTCGTGGACGCGGCGGGTTCGCTTCCCGTTGACCACGTCGCCGTCGGTGTCGAACAGGGCGAACTCGCGGTCGTGCGCCAGCGTCCCGCCCGGACGCATCGATACTGAGTCGCAGTCCATGCCGTCCAGTGCCTTGACGGGGTAGACGGTGAGTCGTTCGACGTGTGCCACTATCGGTTGCTCGGTCGGAACAACGAAAACGTTGTCTGGTTACCGGTGAACGTCGACCGATTCCAGCAGCATCTCCTCGGTCGGCGCGTCGTTGCGGTCGGTGTCGACGCTGCCGATAGACTCGACAACGTCCATTCCGTCGATGACCTTCCCGAAGACGGCGTGCTTGCCGTCGAGGTGGGGCTGGGCGTCGAGGGTGATGAAGAACTGCGAGCCGTTGGTGTTCGGGCCGCTGTTGGCCATGCTGAGGACGCCCGGGCCGTCGTGGCTGAGTTCGTCGTGGAACTCGTCGTCGAAGGAGTAGCCGGGGCCGCCGCGACCAGTGCCGGTCGGGTCGCCCATCTGGATCATGAAGTTCTCGATGATCCGGTGGATGTCGATATCAGTGTACAGCGGGTCGATGCGCTTCTCGCTGGATTCAGGGTCTTCCCACGCGCCGGTCCCCGGGCCGACTTCGGTCCCGTCGTAGTCGTCGGCCCCTTCGGCCAGACCGACGAAGTTCTCGACGGTAGTCGGCACGCGCTCGTCGTACAGTTCGACTTCGATCTCGCCCTCTGTCGTGTGGAGGGTTGCAGTCAGGTCACTCATACTCAATCGGAGGGAAGCCCGGCAGAAAAGCCTGCCCACTGACCGAGGATTCACGTACTGCAACGAGGCCATCGCCGCCATGGTCTGAGTAGCTGTCGCGTGGCGGGACGCGGGAGTCTGACGCGTCGCCACGCGACCGGGAGTGTCGGCTGTTCGTTGCGCTGGGCTACGGCAGGTGTGACAGCAGTAGCTCCGAGACCTGCTCGGGGGCGTCGAACTGGACCCAGTGGCTCGCCGCCGGGAGCCGCTCGACTCGACAGTCCGGGACCCATTCTTCGAGGTCCTGGGTCAGGTCGAGCGAGAGCGCATCGTCCTGAACACCCCAGATAAGGAGCGTTGACGCTGTCACTGGACGGTTGCCGACCCCGCCCGCCGTGAGCGTCAGCTTTGCGTTCCGCCGGCCAAGCGCCCGGTAGTAGTTGACCGCGGCCGTGCGCGCGCCCGGCTGCCCGAGCGCCCGCTTGTACCGCCGCACGTCGGTCTCGGTGAAGGCGTCAGGGCGGGTCGGTCCGTCAGTCAGAATGCGCTCCAGCATGGTGAAATCGTTCCAGCCGAGGCTGGCCTCCGGAAGCGCGGGAAGCTGGAAGAACAGCACGTACCAGGAGCGCAATAACTGGTCGACCGAGTGGCGGAGCGCTCGTTCGTATGCCGAGGGGTGTGGTGCATTCAGAACCGCAAGCTGGTCGACAACATCGGGACGGTCGATAGCGGTCTGCCAGGCGATGACACCGCCCCAATCGTGGCCAACGATGTGGGCCTGTTCGCGGTCGAACGCCGACACGAGGCCCGCGACATCGGCGACCAGTTCGTCGATGTGATAGGCTCCGACGCCCTCGGGCTTGTCGGAGTGGTTGTAGCCCCGGAGGTCGGGTGCAACCACGCGGTAGCCGGCGTCCGCGAGCGCCGGGAGCTGGTGTTTCCAGGCGTACCAGAACTCCGGAAAGCCGTGCAACAGGACGACGAGGTCGCCGTCCGGCGGCCCGGCGGTCACGGTATGAAGCCTGATACCGTTCGTGTCGACCAGCTCGTGGATTCCGGGGGTTTCTGCTGCGGGTACCGTCCACGCAGTGCTGTCACGAGCGCTGGCGTGTTGTCCCATCAGAATCATTTCGCCCGCTCGGTAGAAGTGGGTTCCGCTCTGTGGGCCGTTGCCGGCTTAGAAGGTCCGAAGCTCGTCGAGTGTCGCCGCTGCGCTGCCGTCGGCAATCGCTTCACGGGCCTGTTCGAGGCCGTCCTGAATACTGTCGGCGTCCTCACGGGCATAGATGCGGAGGGCGGCGTTGAGCGCGACAGCATCGGCAAAGCCGTCTTCGCGCTCGCCGGCCAGCACAGCCTCGGTTATCGCTGCCGACTCTTCGGCCACGTCGTCGACCTGCAGGTCCTCGCTCTCAATGTCCATCCCGTACTCGCCGGTGCGGATTTCGAAGTCTGCGATGTCCTCGTCGTCGGACTCCTCGCCGGTGACGGGCCATTCGGCCACGATTGTCTCGCCGGGGCGAACGTCGTCGTAGCCCTCCATTCCCTGGAAGAACAGGGCACGCTCGACGCTGCTGGTCTCGGACTGGGCGAGCGTTCGGACCATCTTCTTCGCGAAGGCCAGATGGTAGAAGCTGCCGAGATGCACACTGGCGTTGGCGGGGTTCGCAAGCGTCTCGACAGTGTTGACGAACGTCCGGACGCCCATGTTGTCGCGGCGCTCGAACAGGGCGTCGATGCCGGGGTTGAACTCGGGCTGGTAGTAGTAGCCGAAGCCGACCTCGTCGACCATATCGGCACTTTCGCTCGGCTCGATTTCGGTTCGGACGCCCAGTTCGTCTAACACGTGCTTGTAGGCGTCCTGCTTCTGCGTCGGGACGCGGTCGCCGGAGTGGACGACAACGGGCGTCCCGGCGGCGGCGGCGACGACACCTGCGCCGACGCCGAGAATCGCGGACCGGCCTTTGCCGTCGTAGTTGGCCCCGCAGTCGACAGGGTCAGCTTCTGGCGTAGCTGTCTCGACCGATTCCTCGGACATCACGTCGACATACGCACCCAGTTCCTCGGGGGTGTTGCGCTTCCAGCGGTTGGCGAGCCAGAACGCGCCAAGCGTCGTGTGGTCGGGTTCGTCGCCGAGGATGCGCTGGAACGCCTCCCGGGCCTGTGTGCGGGACATATCGTCAGCCGATTTGTGACCGGAGCCGACGACTTCCGTCATGAGTCGTTTGAGCGGCCATTCGCCGTACTCCCGGGTCGCTTGCGCCATGGAAACGTGTTCGGGCCAGAGTTCAAAAGCCCCTGCGTTTTGTTCTCAGTTTATGAGAACTGACCGCCTTCCCGAAAGGGATACACGACTACACTCCTAATCGAATACAATGAGTCTCCAGTCGGGCGAGTGGCGCGAGCAGATCGACGAGGTAGACGCTGCGCTCATCGATGAGTTCCAGAGTGACTTCCCGATTCAGGAACGCCCCTTCGAGGCCGTTGGTGATGCGCTGGGGGTCTCGGCGGGAACAGCACTCGACCGGGTCAAAACGCTCCGTGACGACGGCATTTTCCGTCGGTTCGGTCCGGTTCTTAATCCGCCGGTCATCGGCTCTTCGACGCTGGCTGCTGTCAGTGCCCCCGAGGACCGGTTCGACGAGGTTGCCGAGATAATCAACGGGTACCGGCAGGTGAACCACAACTACGCTCGCGACCACGAGTGGAATATGTGGTTTGTTGTCACTGCAGGCTCCCGACAGCGACGCGACGAGATTCTGGCCGAGATTGAGGAGCGAACCGGCTGTTCGGTACTCGTCTTGCCGATGTTGACTGACTACTACATCGATCTGGAGTTCCCGGTTGTCAACGGTGACCGGTTCGCCCGGGAGAGTCTGGAGACGACCGACGCCACTGCGACTCGAATAAGCGAAGATGCCGCCGCGGACCTCTCGGAACTGGACCGGCGATTATTGCTCGAAATCCAGAGTGGGTTCCCGCTCGTCGCAACGCCATACCGAGACGTGGCGGACGCTGTCGATGCCGACGTGTCCGAAGTACTCTCGGCTATCAAGCGACTCCAGCGAACCGGCTGTATCAAGCGCATCGGCTGTGTCGTGAATCACATCGTCACCGGGTTCGACAACAACTGCATGGTCGTCTGGGACGTGCCGGACGACGCCCTCGACGAGCGTGGGCAGGCAGTCGGCGAACTCCCCTATGTCACGCTCTGCTATCACCGGCCACGCCGCCCGGAGCAGGACTGGCAGTACAACCTCTTTACAATGATCCACGGACGCGAAGCGGACATCGTGGACGAGAAGATAGACGAACTCGCGACTGACCACCTCCCGTACGACCACGGCCGGCTGTACTCGACGGAGACGCTGAAACAGACTGGGGCACGATACGACGACATCGTCGGCCAGTAACCGTTCTCAATCAGGGTGTCCCGGGAACGGTGGCCGGAACCCTTTTGCAATTCTGCTGTAAATATGCTAGCTAATGACAAAGGGTCGGCAAGTGACAATCCTCGTTGTCGACGACGAGCCAGCGGTGGCAGACGTGTACGCGGACCAGTTAGGGGAACGCTACACAGTCGAGACGGCATACAGTGGTGAGGCCGCCCTCTCGAAGCTGGACTCCGCAGTCGATGTTGTCCTGTTAGACCGGCGGATGCCGGACCTCTCCGGCGACGAGGTGCTGTCGGCGATCCGTGAGAAGCGCTACGATACGCGCGTGGCGATGGTGACCGCAGTAGACCCCGATTTTGATATCATCGAGATGCCCTTCGATGATTACGTCCTCAAACCAGTGTCGAAGGCGGACCTCTTCCAGACAATCGAACAGTTGCTTCTGTACGCCGATTACGAGGAACGCCTGCGGGAATGCTACTCGCTCACGGCGAAATACGCTGCACTGGAATCATCGAAACCACAGGCTGTCCTCGATGAGAGCGAGGAGTTCACTGCGCTGCGGGCCGAACTTGAGGAAGTCCGCGCGGAACTTGACGAACTCACGGATTCGTTCGACGCCACGGACTTCGAATTGCTGTTTCGGAATTTCGAGACGGACGAGTCAATACCGGACAACACACAGTTTTGAGCCGGGTCGGAGCGGTTGTTTCGGGACTCACGGCGACCCGCCCACCCTTTCGAAAGCACTAACCGATTCTCTTCCATAGGGAGGGCAATGAGTCAACAACTCCCGGACGTGCAGGCGTCGAGTCCGGACGTAACGGTCGGTCTCAATCGCGTCGGTGTGACGGGCGTCGAGAAACTCGTCAAACTGGGGCGTCGTGACCGCGACCCCATCGTACTCATGGCGGAGTTCGAAGTGTTCGTAGACCTGCCGTCCTGGCGAAAGGGTGCCGATATGTCCCGCAATATGGAGGTTATCGACGAGACGCTGGAAACCGCTGTCTCCGAGGAAGCCTATCGGGTCGAGGATGTCTGTGGCGACGCCGCCGAACTCCTGCTTGAGAAGCACGATTACACGACGAAGGCGGAGGTTCGGATGGAAGCGGAGTACGTCACCCACGAGTCCACGCCGGCGTCCGAAATGGCGACACAGTCGACTGCCGACATCATCGCCTCGGCGACAGCGACTGAAGACGGGACGAGCGAGGAAATCGGTGCTCGCGTCACCGGGATGACCGTCTGCCCGTGCTCACAGGGGATGTCAGCTTCCCGCGCCCGCGAGACGCTCAAGCAGCTAAACGTCGAAGACGATGTCATCGAGGAGTTCCTTGAAACCAATCCACAGGCCGGCCACTCACAGCGGGGCCACGCCACGCTCACCGTCCAGAGCGACGGCGCGCCCGAGGTCGACCTGAACGAACTCATCGAAGTCGCCCGCGATTCGATGAGCGCCCGCATCTACAACCTCGCGAAACGGCCCGACGAGGACCACATGACCTACGAGGCCCACAAGGACGCCAAGTTCGTCGAGGACTGCGTTCGCGCGCTTGCCGAGGGCGTCGTCAACACGTTCCCGGACCTGCCGGACGACGCCGTCGTGACGATGAAACAGTCCAACGACGAGTCTATCCACCAGCACAACGCCCACGCAGAGCGCGTGGCACAGTTGGACGATCTGCGGCAGGAAGTCAGCGAGGACTGAGCGCAGCGAAGTCCTCGGAATGTTGAGCGGGGAGCACAGCGATCCGCGAAACCGCAGAAATTTTTGAGCGGAGCAGTTCACAACAGTACGGACGCCGTTTGCGACTCGATTTCCTCTCACCTGTTCCGGCGGTCCAACTATGGCGGGCCGACCGGTTTCGCTTCGGCCCAGTGTTCTTCGAACGCCTGGCTGATATCGGCAGTGAAATCGGAGTCTTTCATGTCGATGACGCCAAAGGTTTCCTCGCGGCCCAGCGGGTGTGGGACCTCGATACAGACTTCGACGCCGTCGAGTAGCTCGAACGTGGTCCTGATGTTCGGGCTGGCGCGGGCGCTGTAGTTGTCGTAG
This region includes:
- a CDS encoding ABC transporter permease, which translates into the protein METELTEDIDQPLRDRLKAHPRPALLWGAGLCLLLLLEGPTYLDGLLGAIGFGLGLLPGAPGAEAFASASAFFSELPHLLSRELIPNRGYYDGSAWQGTFLGLEPKYAWLIRFLLVYVYVAVLLGWLWYGYVTFRRHYRAADWTPTDDVIDRLRSHYWGLFGLAVVVFFITMAAFAPVVGPTTAEENIEGPYSHDMQYYDADTETVETITIGEANLGSASRGSGDSNVGIWSYDDFGRFHPVGTLVSGKDLFTFLAFGARVSLFIGLGSMAIAGFIATTLALVTAYYKGVTDLIVVLTSDSVQAMPALLLVILATVVFKNHWIAELYNGAMLFILLFALIRWPGLWRAVRGPALQVGEQEWVDAAKSYGQRPTVIMRKHMAPYILGYLLVYASLTLGGVIISVSALSFLGLGITAPTPEWGRAINIGQSYIASQSWHISLIPGILITLVVTGFNALSDGIRDAIDPQSEGAEGGATGAAAGGGGG
- a CDS encoding ABC transporter permease; translation: MSRATYMLKRLVLSIPVIIFGTTVTFAIIRLGPLSPAAAILGPQGDARAIRQIEQRLGLNEPLWEQYFEFMSDLFLFDLGQSWVVNSGTPAIDLIISYAPRTIWLGFWAVLIALGIGIPLGFYAGLNPNTFSDYFASFGGIVWRAMPNFWLAVILVTVLSQSEQLFGFSWTSFIVETNVVTSPNLAVLKNPTRLITDPGQAWTNLAKATKQILPPALVLGSASMGTEMRIGRTAVLETINSKYVETAKAKGVSPRVLVWKHIFRNALIPLVPVITAEAFILIGGSVLVETVFSINGIGLLFFRAAEQGDLPLVGTLMYLFILLIVGLNIVQDFAYTIIDPRVGYDA
- a CDS encoding ABC transporter substrate-binding protein, which translates into the protein MERRSFLKATGSAAAAAALAGCSSDSDETEGAEEGTGGGMDSTDDSGGDVGTDLKEEGDLWRVNTGTMTTMDPIEATDTQSGIVIQQMFDPLMNYPDSQPAVEGLMAADYEVSEDFTTYTFQLKDATFHNGDTVTASDFVYAFERLTASSNSSRAYFVLDSLGVTHETTTETVDGEEQEVYQSGTLGVEAIDETTLEIQLESPFASTLEMLAYSSFSPVPEGMVGDIEGYEGEMTQAEFSSSNPVGNGPFEFDTWDSGTEARVSAYDDYYGESASVDGVHFAVIENDSANYNYAMNRNADIFELPTAQYDPGKVSVEEEDDQGRQIGSYGELRNGATANYSAVSNIGVFYLGFNMASVPKPVRQAVAYAMNQHTVVEQVFKQRGEPAYNFTPKSIFPGGAQNYNDRAENEYPYGYDDSQLGEARSVMEEAGYGENERFAMELTIYESGVWSETASILRDQLQSVYIDLEVNQAPFNTLLERGRNGELEMYSLGWVADWPAPDNFLQLLNPPQTDTSLDFPISYVNWQPENGDAAQQAEEAYQAIAENPAPTEEDQTARNDAYLEMENANWEDVAMLPVYHELTELFWYDHVDFAPPAGMGPSRQKMNTVSLGDRE
- a CDS encoding MOSC domain-containing protein, producing the protein MAHVERLTVYPVKALDGMDCDSVSMRPGGTLAHDREFALFDTDGDVVNGKRTRRVHDIDTGYDTETGTLSVTTDGDSASFRLRDASDRTRAADWLSKFFDVDLTVERDETLGYVDRREMGPSVISTATLETVASWFDDVTVDGLRRRLRANVEVGGVPAFWEDRFVGADAPAFRAGSVRFEGVTPCGRCVVPQRDPDTGKETPGFREQFIERRQETFPEWADRDAFDHFYTLMLIARVPEADRDAALAVGDPVEVVSTTET
- a CDS encoding peptidylprolyl isomerase is translated as MSDLTATLHTTEGEIEVELYDERVPTTVENFVGLAEGADDYDGTEVGPGTGAWEDPESSEKRIDPLYTDIDIHRIIENFMIQMGDPTGTGRGGPGYSFDDEFHDELSHDGPGVLSMANSGPNTNGSQFFITLDAQPHLDGKHAVFGKVIDGMDVVESIGSVDTDRNDAPTEEMLLESVDVHR
- a CDS encoding alpha/beta fold hydrolase yields the protein MGQHASARDSTAWTVPAAETPGIHELVDTNGIRLHTVTAGPPDGDLVVLLHGFPEFWYAWKHQLPALADAGYRVVAPDLRGYNHSDKPEGVGAYHIDELVADVAGLVSAFDREQAHIVGHDWGGVIAWQTAIDRPDVVDQLAVLNAPHPSAYERALRHSVDQLLRSWYVLFFQLPALPEASLGWNDFTMLERILTDGPTRPDAFTETDVRRYKRALGQPGARTAAVNYYRALGRRNAKLTLTAGGVGNRPVTASTLLIWGVQDDALSLDLTQDLEEWVPDCRVERLPAASHWVQFDAPEQVSELLLSHLP
- a CDS encoding anthranilate phosphoribosyltransferase — protein: MAQATREYGEWPLKRLMTEVVGSGHKSADDMSRTQAREAFQRILGDEPDHTTLGAFWLANRWKRNTPEELGAYVDVMSEESVETATPEADPVDCGANYDGKGRSAILGVGAGVVAAAAGTPVVVHSGDRVPTQKQDAYKHVLDELGVRTEIEPSESADMVDEVGFGYYYQPEFNPGIDALFERRDNMGVRTFVNTVETLANPANASVHLGSFYHLAFAKKMVRTLAQSETSSVERALFFQGMEGYDDVRPGETIVAEWPVTGEESDDEDIADFEIRTGEYGMDIESEDLQVDDVAEESAAITEAVLAGEREDGFADAVALNAALRIYAREDADSIQDGLEQAREAIADGSAAATLDELRTF
- a CDS encoding siroheme decarboxylase subunit beta — translated: MSLQSGEWREQIDEVDAALIDEFQSDFPIQERPFEAVGDALGVSAGTALDRVKTLRDDGIFRRFGPVLNPPVIGSSTLAAVSAPEDRFDEVAEIINGYRQVNHNYARDHEWNMWFVVTAGSRQRRDEILAEIEERTGCSVLVLPMLTDYYIDLEFPVVNGDRFARESLETTDATATRISEDAAADLSELDRRLLLEIQSGFPLVATPYRDVADAVDADVSEVLSAIKRLQRTGCIKRIGCVVNHIVTGFDNNCMVVWDVPDDALDERGQAVGELPYVTLCYHRPRRPEQDWQYNLFTMIHGREADIVDEKIDELATDHLPYDHGRLYSTETLKQTGARYDDIVGQ
- a CDS encoding response regulator — its product is MTKGRQVTILVVDDEPAVADVYADQLGERYTVETAYSGEAALSKLDSAVDVVLLDRRMPDLSGDEVLSAIREKRYDTRVAMVTAVDPDFDIIEMPFDDYVLKPVSKADLFQTIEQLLLYADYEERLRECYSLTAKYAALESSKPQAVLDESEEFTALRAELEEVRAELDELTDSFDATDFELLFRNFETDESIPDNTQF
- the mptA gene encoding GTP cyclohydrolase MptA, with product MSQQLPDVQASSPDVTVGLNRVGVTGVEKLVKLGRRDRDPIVLMAEFEVFVDLPSWRKGADMSRNMEVIDETLETAVSEEAYRVEDVCGDAAELLLEKHDYTTKAEVRMEAEYVTHESTPASEMATQSTADIIASATATEDGTSEEIGARVTGMTVCPCSQGMSASRARETLKQLNVEDDVIEEFLETNPQAGHSQRGHATLTVQSDGAPEVDLNELIEVARDSMSARIYNLAKRPDEDHMTYEAHKDAKFVEDCVRALAEGVVNTFPDLPDDAVVTMKQSNDESIHQHNAHAERVAQLDDLRQEVSED